The following coding sequences are from one Bufo bufo chromosome 2, aBufBuf1.1, whole genome shotgun sequence window:
- the EFS gene encoding embryonal Fyn-associated substrate isoform X1, whose amino-acid sequence MPIGRRGADSWYSHQSAVEENTARCEVNGAELQWTAVCLAQLAQALYDNAAESPEELSFHRGDVMLVLEKDPPALSGWWRCSLRGKQGIAPGNRLRLLPESELPENEYQAPRLLGATVVTSNPQKPEDKRNTCKDEQAPSCTEVYQVPPIARLCISPPTSEDDIYNSPRQVEMPQLCPQEVYDMPSSLLKDTQSMYDSPVLRLKEVKDEAVPPPEEIPEDIYDVPPTFQNVTLEDEEDEGIYSMPSNLKRVSGLQNLYEAPEDILSCGHLPEPVDPPQTHRLSVSSTGSTRSVDSGGSRESGLPSLLTRDLRTDGLCTVESLRVQHQELQRTMILVRDGLQEGARRGCIENQETVQGVEVLKDFVGLAQVVLLHSCQASDPSLHRELSGYLEQLEHALQALQDGGAEFVTLTHLVQEQSGCIVALVTANAALLFPRPRLSSSESLSRRPLPAIPIASPASHRKGSIQDRPLPPPPILHRTPSDPGEDADSEYERIQCRDNHYVHLQGTNVQTTSKSKDQQKTVEQKPLPERKVDTCPEPAEEDLHLLRFYASQSHGHLQTLQSCVNTFLGSATSQPPRVFVGHGKQLVIAAHKLVFIGDTLGRLLSCNQLQAKLAGEGGALCQALKEVVLATKEAAALYPSPAALKAMAVSVSVLCTCARSFTDLLQKMAS is encoded by the exons GCACAGCTGGCACAGGCCTTGTATGACAATGCTGCTGAGAGTCCGGAAGAGCTTAGCTTTCATCGAGGTGACGTGATGCTGGTTCTCGAAAAAGACCCTCCAGCCCTCAGTGGATGGTGGCGTTGCTCGCTTAGGGGGAAGCAAGGAATTGCTCCTGGAAACAGACTGCGGCTTCTCCCAGAGTCAGAATTACCAGAAAATGAATACCAAGCACCTCGGCTTCTAGGAGCTACTGTTGTGACCTCAAATCCACAAAAGCCTGAAGACAAACGAAATACTTGCAAAGACGAACAGGCCCCATCGTGCACAGAG GTATATCAAGTACCACCGATTGCACGCCTTTGTATTTCACCACCTACATCTGAAGATGACATCTACAACTCTCCACGTCAGGTGGAGATGCCTCAGCTCTGTCCACAAGAG GTTTACGATATGCCATCATCATTGCTGAAAGATACACAATCAATGTATGATAGCCCTGTGTTGCGCCTAAAAGAAGTAAAAGATGAGGCTGTCCCACCACCTGAGGAGATTCCAGAAGACATTTATGATGTGCCACCAACATTTCAAAATGTGACACTAGAGGACGAGGAAGATGAGGGGATTTATTCCATGCCCTCTAACTTAAAACGGGTGTCTGGCCTTCAGAATCTGTATGAAGCTCCTGAAGATATTCTTAGTTGTGGCCACTTACCAGAACCTGTTGACCCACCTCAAACCCACCGTCTTTCAGTTTCCAGCACTGGCAGTACTCGATCGGTAGATTCTGGTGGAAGTAGAGAGTCGGGTCTGCCATCCCTTCTGACTAGAGATCTTCGTACTGATGGGCTCTGTACAGTGGAGTCATTGAGAGTGCAACATCAGGAGCTACAAAGGACAATGATACTTGTGAGAGATGGCCTTCAGGAAGGTGCAAGAAGAGGATGCATAGAAAATCAAGAAACAGTTCAGGGTGTTGAAGTCCTTAAAGACTTTGTTGGATTGGCACAAGTTGTTCTTCTCCACTCTTGCCAAGCCTCAGACCCATCACTACATCGAGAACTTTCTGGATATTTAGAGCAACTGGAACATGCACTGCAGGCACTACAGGACGGTGGGGCCGAGTTTGTAACACTGACTCACTTAGTTCAGGAGCAAAGTGGGTGTATTGTGGCACTGGTGACTGCAAATGCAGCCCTTCTCTTCCCCCGACCTCGGCTGTCTTCTAGTGAAAGCCTTTCCCGACGGCCACTTCCTGCAATACCCATTGCTTCCCCTGCATCACATCGCAAGGGTAGCATTCAGGATCGacctctgccaccaccacctaTCCTTCATCGAACCCCTAGTGATCCTGGGGAGGATGCCGACAGTGAATACGAGAGAATTCAGTGCAGAGACAATCACTATGTTCATTTACAG GGTACAAATGTGCAAACCACATCAAAATCCAAAGACCAACAGAAGACTGTGGAACAGAAACCTTTACCGGAGAGAAAG GTTGACACATGCCCAGAACCAGCTGAAGAAGATCTGCATCTGCTTCGCTTTTATGCATCTCAAAGCCATGGACATCTACAGACCCTTCAATCTTGTGTGAATACCTTTCTTGGCAGCGCAACCTCTCAACCCCCACGAGTCTTTGTAGGACATGGAAAGCAGTTGGTGATCGCGGCACACAAGCTTGTGTTCATTGGGGACACACTTGGTCGACTGCTTAGTTGCAACCAACTTCAAGCTAAGCTTGCCGGTGAAGGAGGTGCCCTCTGCCAAGCACTGAAGGAAGTGGTTCTAGCAACAAAGGAGGCTGCTGCCCTGTACCCATCTCCTGCTGCACTCAAGGCTATGGCAGTTAGCGTCTCTGTACTATGCACCTGTGCCCGTAGCTTCACTGACCTCCTACAGAAGATGGCAAGTTGA
- the EFS gene encoding embryonal Fyn-associated substrate isoform X2, whose translation MPAQLAQALYDNAAESPEELSFHRGDVMLVLEKDPPALSGWWRCSLRGKQGIAPGNRLRLLPESELPENEYQAPRLLGATVVTSNPQKPEDKRNTCKDEQAPSCTEVYQVPPIARLCISPPTSEDDIYNSPRQVEMPQLCPQEVYDMPSSLLKDTQSMYDSPVLRLKEVKDEAVPPPEEIPEDIYDVPPTFQNVTLEDEEDEGIYSMPSNLKRVSGLQNLYEAPEDILSCGHLPEPVDPPQTHRLSVSSTGSTRSVDSGGSRESGLPSLLTRDLRTDGLCTVESLRVQHQELQRTMILVRDGLQEGARRGCIENQETVQGVEVLKDFVGLAQVVLLHSCQASDPSLHRELSGYLEQLEHALQALQDGGAEFVTLTHLVQEQSGCIVALVTANAALLFPRPRLSSSESLSRRPLPAIPIASPASHRKGSIQDRPLPPPPILHRTPSDPGEDADSEYERIQCRDNHYVHLQGTNVQTTSKSKDQQKTVEQKPLPERKVDTCPEPAEEDLHLLRFYASQSHGHLQTLQSCVNTFLGSATSQPPRVFVGHGKQLVIAAHKLVFIGDTLGRLLSCNQLQAKLAGEGGALCQALKEVVLATKEAAALYPSPAALKAMAVSVSVLCTCARSFTDLLQKMAS comes from the exons GCACAGCTGGCACAGGCCTTGTATGACAATGCTGCTGAGAGTCCGGAAGAGCTTAGCTTTCATCGAGGTGACGTGATGCTGGTTCTCGAAAAAGACCCTCCAGCCCTCAGTGGATGGTGGCGTTGCTCGCTTAGGGGGAAGCAAGGAATTGCTCCTGGAAACAGACTGCGGCTTCTCCCAGAGTCAGAATTACCAGAAAATGAATACCAAGCACCTCGGCTTCTAGGAGCTACTGTTGTGACCTCAAATCCACAAAAGCCTGAAGACAAACGAAATACTTGCAAAGACGAACAGGCCCCATCGTGCACAGAG GTATATCAAGTACCACCGATTGCACGCCTTTGTATTTCACCACCTACATCTGAAGATGACATCTACAACTCTCCACGTCAGGTGGAGATGCCTCAGCTCTGTCCACAAGAG GTTTACGATATGCCATCATCATTGCTGAAAGATACACAATCAATGTATGATAGCCCTGTGTTGCGCCTAAAAGAAGTAAAAGATGAGGCTGTCCCACCACCTGAGGAGATTCCAGAAGACATTTATGATGTGCCACCAACATTTCAAAATGTGACACTAGAGGACGAGGAAGATGAGGGGATTTATTCCATGCCCTCTAACTTAAAACGGGTGTCTGGCCTTCAGAATCTGTATGAAGCTCCTGAAGATATTCTTAGTTGTGGCCACTTACCAGAACCTGTTGACCCACCTCAAACCCACCGTCTTTCAGTTTCCAGCACTGGCAGTACTCGATCGGTAGATTCTGGTGGAAGTAGAGAGTCGGGTCTGCCATCCCTTCTGACTAGAGATCTTCGTACTGATGGGCTCTGTACAGTGGAGTCATTGAGAGTGCAACATCAGGAGCTACAAAGGACAATGATACTTGTGAGAGATGGCCTTCAGGAAGGTGCAAGAAGAGGATGCATAGAAAATCAAGAAACAGTTCAGGGTGTTGAAGTCCTTAAAGACTTTGTTGGATTGGCACAAGTTGTTCTTCTCCACTCTTGCCAAGCCTCAGACCCATCACTACATCGAGAACTTTCTGGATATTTAGAGCAACTGGAACATGCACTGCAGGCACTACAGGACGGTGGGGCCGAGTTTGTAACACTGACTCACTTAGTTCAGGAGCAAAGTGGGTGTATTGTGGCACTGGTGACTGCAAATGCAGCCCTTCTCTTCCCCCGACCTCGGCTGTCTTCTAGTGAAAGCCTTTCCCGACGGCCACTTCCTGCAATACCCATTGCTTCCCCTGCATCACATCGCAAGGGTAGCATTCAGGATCGacctctgccaccaccacctaTCCTTCATCGAACCCCTAGTGATCCTGGGGAGGATGCCGACAGTGAATACGAGAGAATTCAGTGCAGAGACAATCACTATGTTCATTTACAG GGTACAAATGTGCAAACCACATCAAAATCCAAAGACCAACAGAAGACTGTGGAACAGAAACCTTTACCGGAGAGAAAG GTTGACACATGCCCAGAACCAGCTGAAGAAGATCTGCATCTGCTTCGCTTTTATGCATCTCAAAGCCATGGACATCTACAGACCCTTCAATCTTGTGTGAATACCTTTCTTGGCAGCGCAACCTCTCAACCCCCACGAGTCTTTGTAGGACATGGAAAGCAGTTGGTGATCGCGGCACACAAGCTTGTGTTCATTGGGGACACACTTGGTCGACTGCTTAGTTGCAACCAACTTCAAGCTAAGCTTGCCGGTGAAGGAGGTGCCCTCTGCCAAGCACTGAAGGAAGTGGTTCTAGCAACAAAGGAGGCTGCTGCCCTGTACCCATCTCCTGCTGCACTCAAGGCTATGGCAGTTAGCGTCTCTGTACTATGCACCTGTGCCCGTAGCTTCACTGACCTCCTACAGAAGATGGCAAGTTGA